In Stieleria varia, one genomic interval encodes:
- a CDS encoding cytochrome c family protein, whose translation MFGNRFFSFSLATIIGTLNLAGMSSAAPPVIAEPANPHKVLTQESCVKCHAGEVGVWQKTPHATTFDTLHRTPEAKQIALKLGLQSIKHEGRCVACHYTQQSSAGQEPHVISGVSCESCHGAAKDWLDLHHDYGGESITRLTETPHHRQQRIAASVHAGMRNPLNVFAVAQSCLRCHTTADEELVNVGGHTAGSLDFEFVSWSQGTVRHNFVRSDGKANTPSSQNRLRVMFVSGMIAELEAGMRATAIATQKANYGVTAAQRTARAAARLKSVAQKVSDSNLNHILAVYDSVQLKLNNSEPLTAAADSIATAGFQFAETNDGSALGALDAFIPTPDRWK comes from the coding sequence ATGTTTGGCAACCGTTTTTTCTCGTTCTCTCTCGCCACGATCATCGGGACGCTGAATCTTGCCGGCATGTCGTCGGCCGCTCCTCCGGTGATCGCCGAGCCGGCCAATCCACACAAGGTCTTGACTCAGGAATCGTGTGTCAAATGTCATGCGGGCGAAGTCGGGGTGTGGCAAAAGACGCCGCACGCCACGACCTTTGATACGCTTCACCGCACGCCGGAAGCCAAGCAGATCGCGTTGAAATTGGGGCTGCAGTCCATCAAACATGAAGGCCGATGCGTGGCTTGTCACTACACCCAGCAATCGAGTGCCGGGCAGGAACCGCATGTGATCTCCGGTGTCAGTTGCGAATCCTGTCACGGTGCGGCAAAGGACTGGTTGGATTTGCACCATGACTATGGCGGCGAATCCATTACACGATTGACGGAGACACCCCACCACCGTCAACAACGAATTGCTGCGAGCGTTCATGCCGGGATGCGAAATCCTCTCAATGTGTTTGCCGTCGCGCAGAGTTGTTTGCGATGCCACACGACGGCCGACGAAGAACTGGTCAACGTAGGCGGTCACACCGCCGGCAGCCTTGATTTTGAGTTCGTGTCTTGGAGCCAAGGTACTGTGCGTCACAACTTCGTCCGCAGTGACGGCAAAGCGAACACGCCCAGTTCGCAAAATCGACTGCGTGTGATGTTTGTCTCGGGCATGATCGCCGAACTGGAGGCCGGGATGAGAGCGACCGCGATCGCGACCCAAAAAGCCAACTACGGGGTCACCGCAGCACAACGAACGGCACGAGCCGCCGCGAGACTCAAGAGCGTTGCCCAGAAGGTGAGCGACTCAAACCTGAACCATATCTTGGCGGTTTATGACTCCGTGCAGCTCAAACTGAACAACTCGGAGCCGCTGACCGCCGCTGCGGACTCAATTGCAACCGCCGGATTTCAGTTTGCGGAGACCAACGATGGGTCGGCTCTGGGGGCTCTGGACGCCTTCATTCCGACTCCAGACCGCTGGAAATAG
- a CDS encoding serine/threonine-protein kinase, with product MPRSRLGPLAIESKLGDHPSTSSVWRAIHVQLKRAVAVKVFSAPFGGTPEARAQFTSEWEQLKKVQHPALARCYGGGFEDRDAYLAYELVEGETLRTQLDRLTRLSWESVLDMAEPIVDALEYLHGQGIIHGAIVPDKIVFSGLSPVLLDVRVHRFDSPFRSARPPAPSEIALTAPELVANPLTGSVSTDLYSLGAVLYLAVTGRYPIDGDTIEQVRQNLEHQVPASPASIVLDCPIWLDRLIIQMLEKSPPLRPPSASAVRLALAEVRRRAMSRSGVAEHVSSGFSPLRMTNQSEKDEARKLLGRELIDVDATEKKSRTSSVDWHEQPWLLILGLALVLGVLVYIAWPPSEAGLRSQAEALIAQDTRSALADAKNKPLRLLLQRFPDGENAAWAQEQIDRIDVILFLHQLKVKIKNRLSITDQGEQLHMQAQEYAANEDYAKALDKYHSMVTVLGDDDEYRVAVNAARFQIGVIERLAAEQTDAAEIIQGKLDEAERLLAENRVIEARKIWYSLVELYGDNSNLAPLIKKAQDKLREQDSN from the coding sequence ATGCCTCGCAGCCGACTAGGACCGCTTGCCATCGAATCCAAACTGGGCGACCATCCGTCGACCAGTTCGGTTTGGCGAGCAATCCATGTCCAGCTCAAACGAGCCGTTGCGGTCAAGGTCTTCTCGGCACCCTTTGGCGGAACGCCAGAAGCCCGAGCGCAGTTCACCAGTGAGTGGGAACAACTGAAGAAAGTACAGCATCCCGCTTTGGCTCGCTGTTACGGTGGCGGGTTTGAAGACCGAGATGCCTATCTGGCCTACGAATTGGTCGAAGGCGAAACGCTCCGCACCCAATTGGATCGGCTCACCCGACTTTCGTGGGAATCGGTCCTGGACATGGCCGAGCCGATCGTGGACGCACTGGAATACTTGCACGGCCAAGGCATCATTCATGGTGCCATCGTACCGGACAAAATCGTTTTCTCGGGCCTGAGCCCCGTCTTGCTGGATGTCCGCGTCCATCGCTTTGACTCCCCGTTTCGATCCGCACGTCCTCCGGCCCCGTCTGAGATCGCGCTCACCGCACCTGAACTCGTGGCCAATCCCCTGACCGGCTCCGTCTCAACGGACCTCTATTCTCTGGGCGCTGTCTTGTACTTGGCGGTCACCGGACGCTATCCGATCGATGGTGACACGATCGAACAGGTGCGGCAAAACCTCGAACATCAGGTTCCCGCTTCACCCGCATCGATCGTTTTGGATTGCCCGATCTGGCTGGACCGCCTGATCATACAAATGTTGGAAAAGTCGCCCCCGCTGAGGCCACCGTCGGCATCCGCGGTCCGACTGGCATTGGCGGAAGTTCGCCGGCGGGCGATGTCCCGCAGCGGCGTCGCGGAACATGTCTCCTCCGGCTTCAGTCCGCTGCGGATGACCAACCAGAGCGAAAAAGATGAGGCCCGAAAGCTGTTGGGTCGCGAGCTGATCGATGTCGATGCGACAGAGAAAAAATCTCGTACAAGCTCTGTCGACTGGCACGAACAGCCTTGGTTGCTGATCCTCGGACTCGCCCTGGTCCTCGGCGTCCTCGTCTACATCGCTTGGCCGCCCAGTGAAGCCGGCCTAAGAAGTCAAGCGGAAGCGTTGATCGCTCAAGACACACGGTCGGCGCTCGCGGACGCGAAAAACAAACCGCTCAGATTGCTGCTGCAGCGTTTTCCAGACGGCGAAAATGCCGCGTGGGCTCAAGAACAGATTGACCGCATCGATGTGATCCTCTTTCTGCACCAATTGAAGGTCAAGATCAAGAATCGACTTTCGATCACCGATCAAGGCGAACAACTGCACATGCAAGCGCAAGAGTACGCCGCCAACGAAGACTACGCCAAGGCCCTGGACAAGTATCACAGCATGGTGACCGTGCTGGGCGACGACGACGAGTACCGTGTCGCAGTCAACGCCGCACGGTTTCAGATCGGTGTCATCGAACGACTCGCTGCGGAACAAACCGATGCCGCAGAGATCATCCAAGGAAAACTGGATGAGGCGGAACGATTGCTGGCCGAGAACCGAGTGATCGAAGCCCGCAAGATCTGGTACAGCCTCGTGGAACTCTATGGCGACAACAGTAATCTGGCGCCCTTGATCAAAAAGGCACAGGACAAACTACGAGAACAAGACAGCAACTGA
- a CDS encoding efflux RND transporter permease subunit has protein sequence MQSLAKILISARWPLAAMGLLVLMVCYPISQRLTMDRRVSSLFSQTDPTLVDYQSFKSAFGGNEIILVVYRDDELATTEGMDRSRIFSQQIRQLPGVAAVLSPAILNDAVKLLNPISLFKADSSVPALIRDDDPVADGLDEIFSGYTHSADHTRAAVVVMLQSFDEATTESHHAVADRLNALTETWQQNHPVSEISLVGEPVLIHDAHTLIQRDGAQLALWTVSLLSLVVLISLWDLRFVALTGLCIVWSVVATRAAMVGLGISLSLIASILTAIVTVIAVASILHLGVRFRRMRWRGHTISESVDRSLTGLLKPILWTCLTDAAGFAALLASGILPVRQFGVMIAVSALAVLLSIALFAPALMSIQGFGFRETSHRGRTRVARRLRRICFFVANRFVAHRVGVMLGSACFALLAIVLVARSETETSFLKNFRSSSRIVIDYSRVETDLGGAGVWDVVLDAPAELTPEYIDQVLALEQALREIDVDGATISKAISAADAVEVLGRSRALSLLPVPVRLAGMRDRLPAFINALISEPDLDGRRQFRIMLRSKEALPAEQKRMLIQRVNETVLQHVARWNDSAQSTESGSYVTGYYVIMARLVEQLIRDQWRCFAASIVLIWILMLMATRSVRYATAALLPNLLPVFVVLAFTASLGEKTNMGAAMIAAVSVGLSIDGSVHFLAGYRRRRVHGHSPETSASHAAAEIGVPVLLATIALVVGFSVLSTSEFVPTATFGTLVAATMATGTLINLTLLPATVSWWDQGDGTS, from the coding sequence ATGCAAAGTTTGGCAAAGATTCTGATCAGCGCCCGCTGGCCCTTGGCCGCGATGGGACTGCTCGTCCTGATGGTGTGCTATCCCATCTCCCAACGCTTGACCATGGACCGCCGCGTCTCGTCTCTGTTCAGCCAGACGGATCCGACACTGGTGGACTATCAGTCCTTTAAGTCCGCGTTCGGTGGGAACGAGATCATCTTGGTGGTCTACCGCGACGACGAACTGGCGACCACCGAAGGCATGGATCGCAGCCGCATCTTTTCGCAGCAGATACGCCAGTTGCCCGGTGTCGCGGCAGTCCTGTCGCCGGCGATCCTCAATGACGCCGTGAAATTGCTCAATCCGATAAGCTTATTCAAAGCCGACTCGAGCGTCCCAGCATTGATCCGTGACGATGATCCGGTGGCCGACGGCTTGGATGAAATCTTTTCAGGGTACACCCACTCGGCCGATCACACGCGCGCCGCCGTGGTGGTCATGCTGCAATCCTTCGACGAGGCTACCACGGAAAGTCACCACGCCGTGGCGGATCGACTCAACGCGTTGACCGAGACCTGGCAGCAGAATCATCCGGTCAGTGAGATCTCTTTGGTCGGTGAGCCGGTCTTGATCCACGACGCGCACACGCTGATTCAGCGCGACGGCGCACAACTGGCTCTTTGGACCGTCTCGCTCCTGTCCCTGGTTGTCTTGATCTCACTGTGGGACTTGCGGTTTGTCGCACTGACCGGATTGTGCATCGTTTGGTCTGTTGTCGCGACACGAGCCGCGATGGTCGGACTGGGGATCTCGTTATCATTGATCGCGTCGATCCTGACGGCCATCGTGACCGTCATCGCTGTGGCATCGATTCTGCATTTGGGCGTTCGCTTTCGCCGGATGCGTTGGCGTGGTCACACGATCAGTGAATCGGTGGATCGATCTTTGACCGGACTCCTGAAGCCCATTTTATGGACCTGCCTGACCGACGCGGCAGGGTTTGCGGCTTTGTTGGCATCCGGCATTTTACCGGTGCGCCAATTCGGTGTGATGATCGCGGTGTCAGCGTTGGCGGTCTTGCTGTCGATCGCCCTGTTCGCGCCCGCTTTGATGTCGATACAGGGTTTTGGATTTCGGGAAACGTCCCATCGCGGTCGAACTCGTGTCGCGCGACGCCTGAGGCGGATTTGTTTCTTCGTTGCCAATCGCTTCGTCGCCCATCGAGTCGGCGTCATGCTCGGCTCAGCTTGTTTCGCATTATTGGCCATCGTGTTGGTCGCGCGCAGTGAAACGGAGACGAGCTTTCTAAAGAATTTCCGATCCAGCAGTCGTATCGTCATCGACTACAGCCGCGTCGAGACCGATCTGGGCGGTGCCGGAGTGTGGGATGTCGTCTTGGATGCGCCGGCGGAGCTGACTCCTGAATACATCGATCAAGTCCTGGCGTTGGAGCAAGCGTTGCGCGAGATCGATGTCGATGGGGCAACCATCTCCAAAGCCATCAGCGCCGCGGACGCGGTCGAAGTCCTGGGACGTTCTCGGGCATTGTCACTGTTACCCGTCCCCGTGCGATTGGCCGGGATGCGAGACCGCCTGCCGGCGTTCATCAACGCGTTGATTTCAGAACCGGATCTGGACGGTCGTCGTCAATTTCGGATCATGCTGCGCAGTAAAGAAGCGTTGCCTGCGGAACAAAAACGGATGTTGATTCAGCGTGTGAATGAGACGGTGTTGCAACACGTTGCTCGCTGGAATGATTCTGCGCAATCCACAGAATCAGGCTCCTACGTGACGGGCTATTACGTCATCATGGCGCGATTGGTCGAGCAGTTGATTCGCGACCAGTGGAGATGCTTTGCCGCATCGATTGTGCTGATCTGGATCTTGATGCTGATGGCGACTCGCAGCGTTCGCTATGCCACCGCAGCACTGCTGCCGAACTTGCTGCCGGTTTTTGTCGTTCTGGCATTCACCGCTTCGTTGGGCGAGAAAACCAACATGGGCGCCGCGATGATCGCGGCGGTTTCTGTCGGCTTGTCGATAGACGGCTCGGTCCATTTCCTGGCCGGATACCGTCGTCGACGCGTTCACGGACACTCGCCTGAGACGTCCGCCAGTCACGCAGCAGCGGAAATCGGCGTCCCCGTGCTGCTGGCAACCATCGCCCTGGTGGTCGGATTCAGTGTGCTGTCGACCAGTGAGTTTGTGCCCACTGCAACCTTCGGAACGTTGGTCGCAGCGACGATGGCCACGGGCACACTGATCAACCTGACACTTCTGCCGGCAACCGTCAGTTGGTGGGACCAAGGCGACGGAACGAGCTGA
- a CDS encoding 3-keto-disaccharide hydrolase yields MTIRSPFRVSTGMFCLCGLLAAASVFGSNSALSAGEYLNGIEWQEPPVVTPGETDDQPPSDAIVLFDGTDLSKWKGGERWTVKDGVAITGKGQITTKEEFGDCQVHIEWSAPTPPKGQGQGRGNSGLFLMGKYEIQILDSYDNDTYFDGQAGAIYKQTPPAANAMRKPGEWNTYDVFWTAPRFNEDGSLKSPAVITAMHNGVLILHHFELLGDTPFNRPPQYNKHSETGPLSLQDHGNPVRFRNIWVRNFQPTKGEQVRKPFIRDGNKETPIE; encoded by the coding sequence ATGACGATCCGATCCCCATTCCGTGTTTCCACTGGCATGTTCTGCTTGTGCGGACTTCTCGCCGCGGCAAGTGTCTTTGGATCCAACTCAGCATTGTCTGCTGGCGAGTACCTCAACGGGATCGAGTGGCAGGAGCCGCCGGTCGTGACGCCGGGCGAAACGGATGATCAGCCGCCATCAGACGCGATCGTTCTGTTTGACGGCACGGACCTGTCCAAGTGGAAAGGCGGTGAAAGGTGGACGGTCAAAGACGGAGTTGCGATCACAGGCAAAGGTCAAATCACCACCAAGGAAGAGTTCGGTGATTGCCAAGTGCACATCGAATGGTCGGCACCGACGCCTCCCAAGGGTCAGGGCCAAGGTCGCGGCAACAGCGGTTTGTTCCTGATGGGCAAGTACGAGATTCAGATCTTGGATTCCTACGACAACGACACTTACTTTGACGGCCAAGCCGGCGCGATCTACAAACAAACGCCACCGGCCGCCAATGCGATGCGTAAACCTGGCGAGTGGAATACCTATGACGTGTTTTGGACCGCACCGCGTTTCAACGAAGATGGCTCGTTGAAATCGCCCGCCGTGATCACCGCCATGCACAACGGTGTGTTGATCTTGCATCATTTCGAACTACTGGGCGACACGCCGTTCAATCGTCCGCCACAGTACAACAAGCATTCGGAAACCGGTCCCTTGTCATTGCAAGACCACGGTAACCCGGTTCGGTTTCGTAACATCTGGGTTCGCAATTTCCAACCGACCAAGGGCGAACAAGTTCGCAAGCCGTTCATTCGTGACGGCAACAAAGAAACTCCGATCGAGTAG
- a CDS encoding DUF6714 family protein codes for MFNIDVEFIQKLKDHGYDLWTISQWENWLQLSPQLPGALQQIRNAFDDVKLGDGVGILEANGLDDYAGDSELARLRKLDERNDWRNLDAELLDRYHATPSFFDARGFVFHLPAFLLAELDDKHEYGFIDRIVEKRPPSGSWIDLLTTQQAAALVSVLSLVKQHPDYYNDTKKFDHAIERFNRIAAANGR; via the coding sequence ATGTTCAATATCGACGTTGAGTTCATCCAGAAGCTTAAGGATCATGGCTACGACCTGTGGACGATTTCCCAGTGGGAGAACTGGCTGCAATTGTCACCGCAACTGCCAGGCGCATTGCAACAGATTCGTAATGCATTTGATGATGTGAAGCTTGGTGATGGCGTTGGCATCCTCGAAGCGAACGGACTGGATGACTATGCCGGTGACAGCGAACTTGCTCGGTTACGCAAACTTGACGAACGAAATGATTGGCGAAATCTCGACGCTGAACTTTTGGATCGGTATCATGCGACGCCTTCATTTTTCGATGCTCGCGGATTTGTTTTTCATCTTCCGGCGTTCTTGCTCGCGGAACTCGATGACAAACATGAGTATGGATTCATTGATCGAATCGTCGAAAAACGCCCTCCGTCAGGTAGCTGGATAGATTTACTAACAACCCAACAAGCGGCGGCATTGGTCTCTGTGCTGTCGCTGGTGAAACAACATCCCGACTATTACAATGACACGAAGAAATTCGACCATGCAATCGAACGTTTCAACCGAATTGCCGCTGCAAACGGCAGATAA
- a CDS encoding FdhF/YdeP family oxidoreductase — translation MDWNTAKETSVKVGSGGGFRAIWYTWKKGREAGGVWKLYKAMRSRNACKTCALGMGGQKGGMVNESGHFPEVCKKSLQAMVADMQPAITSDYWKKNSLAELQKLTPRQLEHLGRLIHPVRYRAGDTHYTEITWQEAFDSIVEKLRAVRPDETFWYFSGRSSNEAGFLLQLLARVYGTNNVNNCSYYCHQASGVGLQSSVGSGTATIVLEDLEKADTVFVIGGNPASNHPRLMTSLMKIRRRGGKVIVINPVRETGMVKFRVPSDVFSLLGGTKIASHYIQPHIGGDLALLWGIAKAVKSAGKIDSAFLQDHCRNSDEWLAAVDALNWEEIETKSGVARSEIEMIAELYAQSRLTVFSWTMGITHHAHGVENVQAIANLAMCRGMLGRPGCGLMPIRGHSNVQGIGSVGVTPKLKDKIFSALEEKFGVELPTTDGKDTLACMDAAISGEIKVGFCLGGNLYGSNPDATYAARSLSSLDLNVMLNTTMNTGHAHGLAKETIILPVLARDEEPEPTTQESMFNFVRLSDGGPRRLPGPRSEVEIIATIGERLLPDAKGIDWTQMRKAATIRHWIGAVVPGYEKITTIDETKEEFQIEGRTFHQPHFGTDDGRAVLHRHTLPPLKGTGNQQLRLMTVRSEGQFNTVVYEEEDLYRNQDRRDIILMHPDDLKRLGLQHDQRVTVKSDTGSMPGILARGYDSIRSGNALMYYPESNILVSRHADPQSKTPAFKGVVVEIIP, via the coding sequence ATGGATTGGAATACAGCGAAGGAGACATCAGTGAAAGTTGGCAGCGGTGGCGGTTTTCGAGCGATCTGGTACACGTGGAAAAAAGGGCGTGAGGCAGGTGGCGTTTGGAAACTTTACAAAGCGATGCGGTCGCGCAACGCGTGCAAAACGTGCGCTCTGGGCATGGGCGGCCAAAAAGGCGGCATGGTCAATGAATCGGGTCACTTCCCCGAGGTTTGCAAGAAAAGCTTGCAAGCCATGGTCGCTGACATGCAGCCTGCGATCACCAGCGACTATTGGAAAAAAAACTCTCTGGCCGAATTGCAGAAGCTCACTCCTCGGCAACTGGAACACCTCGGTCGACTGATTCATCCGGTTCGCTATCGAGCCGGCGACACTCACTACACAGAAATCACTTGGCAGGAAGCCTTTGACAGCATCGTCGAAAAGCTCAGGGCGGTTCGCCCCGACGAAACCTTCTGGTACTTCAGCGGTCGCAGCAGCAACGAAGCCGGTTTCTTGTTGCAATTGCTCGCCCGTGTCTACGGCACCAACAACGTCAACAACTGCAGCTACTACTGCCATCAAGCCAGCGGGGTCGGTCTGCAATCCAGCGTCGGCAGCGGTACTGCGACGATCGTCTTGGAGGACCTGGAAAAAGCGGACACGGTTTTCGTGATCGGTGGCAATCCAGCGAGCAATCACCCGCGGTTGATGACCAGCTTGATGAAGATCCGGCGTCGCGGTGGAAAGGTGATCGTGATCAATCCGGTGCGTGAAACGGGAATGGTCAAGTTTCGTGTTCCCAGTGACGTCTTTTCACTGCTCGGCGGAACCAAGATCGCATCACACTACATTCAACCCCACATCGGCGGCGACCTCGCCTTGCTGTGGGGCATCGCCAAAGCCGTCAAGTCTGCGGGCAAAATCGACTCGGCTTTCTTGCAAGATCATTGCCGCAACAGCGACGAGTGGTTGGCCGCCGTCGATGCGCTGAATTGGGAAGAGATCGAGACGAAGTCCGGCGTGGCGCGAAGCGAGATCGAAATGATCGCCGAACTCTACGCACAGTCGCGGCTAACGGTGTTCTCGTGGACGATGGGGATCACCCACCACGCACACGGCGTCGAGAATGTTCAAGCCATTGCGAATTTGGCCATGTGCCGCGGCATGCTGGGTCGACCCGGATGCGGTTTGATGCCGATCCGCGGGCACAGCAACGTGCAAGGTATCGGCAGCGTCGGGGTGACTCCCAAGCTCAAAGACAAGATCTTCTCCGCGTTGGAAGAAAAGTTCGGCGTGGAGCTGCCAACCACCGATGGCAAAGACACCTTGGCGTGCATGGATGCGGCGATCAGCGGTGAGATCAAAGTCGGATTTTGCTTGGGCGGAAATCTTTATGGTTCCAACCCCGATGCGACGTACGCCGCTCGTTCGCTCTCAAGTCTTGATCTGAACGTGATGCTCAACACCACGATGAACACCGGCCACGCGCACGGGTTGGCCAAGGAAACGATCATCTTGCCCGTGTTGGCACGCGATGAGGAACCCGAACCGACGACGCAGGAGTCGATGTTCAACTTTGTCCGCTTGAGCGACGGTGGTCCACGTCGATTGCCCGGTCCCCGTAGCGAAGTCGAGATCATCGCGACGATCGGCGAACGCTTGTTGCCCGATGCCAAGGGAATCGACTGGACGCAGATGCGCAAAGCCGCAACGATCAGGCATTGGATCGGTGCAGTGGTCCCCGGCTACGAAAAGATCACTACGATCGATGAAACGAAAGAAGAATTTCAGATCGAAGGCCGGACGTTTCACCAACCGCACTTCGGCACCGACGATGGCCGCGCGGTGCTGCATCGCCACACGCTGCCACCGCTCAAGGGCACCGGCAATCAGCAGTTGCGTTTGATGACGGTTCGCAGCGAAGGCCAGTTCAACACGGTGGTCTATGAAGAAGAAGACCTGTATCGCAATCAAGATCGCCGGGACATCATCCTCATGCACCCCGATGACCTAAAACGTTTGGGTTTACAGCACGATCAACGCGTGACGGTCAAAAGCGACACCGGCAGCATGCCGGGCATTTTGGCCCGTGGCTACGATTCGATCCGCAGCGGAAACGCGTTGATGTACTACCCCGAGTCCAACATCCTGGTCAGCCGCCACGCCGACCCGCAAAGCAAGACACCGGCCTTCAAAGGCGTCGTCGTCGAGATCATTCCCTGA
- the glmS gene encoding glutamine--fructose-6-phosphate transaminase (isomerizing): protein MCGIVGYVGPKNSAEFLLTGLRRLEYRGYDSAGVATQIGGEFQITRSVGRIDALAQRLQEKHARQQIIDGPTGIGHTRWATHGPATEENAHPHLGGDGEVVLVHNGVIENFQVLKDELIAKGYEFKSATDSEVIAHLIAEGLKLTPEDPEQLNMRYVTAVQWAINQLRGTYGLAIAFRERPNMLIAARFGSPLVIGVGRGEYFIASDASPLAGSTDRIVYMADHQLAVLTPEGFSVLHRDQGKIRVDVRPLEVSDDNVELGGYEHYMLKEIHEQPEALRNAMRGRLDEENATAVFGGLNLTPQQLRGIERITLTGCGTSWHSALVGEYLIEELARIPVEVQYASELRYRNPPIENNTLVFGITQSGETADTLAALRETKRKGHRTLAICNVVGSSIAQAADGGVYLHAGPEIGVASTKAYTSQCCVLTMLALYFGRMRHMSFERGQEIIEELHRLPGAVQQALSCDLQVRDVAAKYKDATNVLYLGRQFNFPTALEGALKLKEISYIHAEGYPAAEMKHGPIALVDKATPSVFIIPHGTTYDKVMANMEEVRARGGPIIAIASHDDPQVDSVADDVIRIPRVPEFLQPIVSVIPLQLLSYHVALLRGCDVDKPRNLAKSVTVE, encoded by the coding sequence ATGTGTGGAATCGTTGGATACGTCGGACCCAAAAACTCCGCTGAGTTCTTGCTCACCGGACTTCGTCGACTGGAGTATCGCGGGTACGACAGCGCCGGCGTGGCCACGCAAATCGGGGGCGAGTTTCAGATCACTCGATCGGTCGGGCGAATCGACGCATTGGCGCAACGCCTGCAAGAAAAACACGCCAGACAACAAATCATTGACGGACCCACGGGCATCGGGCACACGCGTTGGGCGACGCACGGTCCGGCGACCGAAGAAAACGCGCACCCTCATTTGGGCGGCGATGGCGAAGTCGTCTTGGTCCACAACGGTGTAATCGAGAACTTTCAAGTTCTCAAGGACGAGCTCATCGCCAAAGGTTACGAATTCAAGTCTGCCACGGACAGCGAGGTGATCGCACACCTGATCGCCGAGGGCCTCAAGCTAACTCCCGAAGATCCCGAACAGCTCAACATGCGGTACGTCACCGCCGTTCAATGGGCGATCAATCAACTGCGTGGCACCTACGGCTTGGCCATCGCTTTTCGCGAGCGTCCCAACATGCTGATCGCCGCACGTTTCGGCAGCCCACTGGTGATCGGCGTCGGACGCGGAGAGTACTTCATCGCCAGCGATGCGTCTCCTTTGGCGGGCAGCACCGATCGAATCGTCTACATGGCCGATCATCAGTTGGCCGTGCTGACCCCAGAAGGCTTCTCCGTTCTGCATCGCGACCAAGGAAAGATTCGAGTCGACGTTCGACCACTGGAGGTCAGCGACGACAACGTCGAGCTGGGTGGCTATGAACACTACATGCTCAAGGAAATCCACGAGCAACCCGAAGCCCTCCGCAATGCGATGCGTGGTCGACTGGACGAAGAAAACGCGACCGCCGTTTTTGGCGGGCTGAACCTGACGCCTCAACAACTGCGTGGCATCGAACGCATCACGTTGACTGGTTGCGGAACCAGTTGGCACAGCGCGCTTGTTGGCGAATATTTGATCGAGGAACTCGCGCGTATCCCGGTCGAAGTCCAGTACGCCAGCGAATTGCGATATCGCAACCCGCCGATCGAAAACAACACGCTCGTATTTGGTATCACACAAAGCGGTGAAACGGCCGACACGCTGGCCGCGCTTCGCGAGACCAAACGCAAAGGCCACCGAACGCTAGCGATCTGCAACGTCGTGGGCAGTTCGATCGCGCAAGCCGCCGACGGAGGCGTTTACTTGCACGCCGGTCCGGAAATCGGCGTCGCCAGCACCAAGGCCTACACGTCCCAGTGCTGCGTGCTGACGATGCTGGCCTTGTACTTCGGCCGCATGCGTCACATGAGTTTTGAACGCGGACAGGAAATCATCGAAGAGCTGCATCGGTTGCCCGGTGCGGTCCAGCAGGCCCTCAGTTGCGATCTCCAAGTTCGCGACGTCGCGGCAAAGTACAAGGACGCGACCAACGTCCTGTATCTCGGTCGACAGTTCAATTTCCCCACGGCGCTGGAAGGCGCACTGAAGCTCAAGGAAATCAGCTACATCCATGCCGAAGGCTACCCGGCGGCGGAAATGAAACACGGCCCGATCGCGTTGGTGGACAAAGCCACACCCAGTGTGTTCATCATCCCCCACGGAACGACTTATGACAAAGTCATGGCGAACATGGAAGAAGTCCGTGCGCGGGGAGGCCCGATCATCGCCATCGCCAGCCATGACGATCCCCAAGTCGACTCGGTCGCCGACGATGTGATCCGAATTCCCCGTGTTCCCGAATTCTTGCAGCCGATTGTGTCCGTGATCCCTCTGCAGTTGCTGTCATACCACGTCGCCCTGCTTCGGGGTTGTGACGTGGACAAACCGAGAAACTTGGCCAAAAGTGTGACTGTCGAATGA